One segment of Pan paniscus chromosome 20, NHGRI_mPanPan1-v2.0_pri, whole genome shotgun sequence DNA contains the following:
- the LOC100986306 gene encoding zinc finger protein 563 isoform X1, whose amino-acid sequence MGRGRENCQSGARLAVGCQVQRACGVFTPLRSALDSVAERRPGTSVAASVTVGPALAAGGRGRTLEHPGSREMDAVAFEDVAVNFTQEEWALLGPSQKNLYRYVMQETIRNLDCIRMIWEEQNTEDQYKNPRRNLRCHIVERFSESKDSSQCGETFSLIRDSIVNNSICPGEDPRQSAECEEVIMGHLSLNSHIRVDSGHKPHEYQEYGEKPHTHKQRGKAFSYHHSFQSCGRPHTGKKRYECKECGKTFSSRRNLRRHMVVQGGNRPYKCKLCGKAFFWPSLLRMHERTHTGEKPYECKQCSKAFPFYSSYRRHERMHTGEKPYECKQCSKALPDSSSYIRHERTHTGEKPYTCKQCGKAFSVSSSLRRHETTHSAEKPYECKQCGKTFHHLGSFQIHMKRHTGDRPHKCKICGKGFDRPSLVRYHERIHTGEKPYECKQCGKTLSHSSSFRRHMIMHTGGGPHKCKICGKAFVYPSVCQRHEKSHSGEKPYECKQCGKALSHSSSFRRHMVMHTGDGPNKCKVCGKAFVYPSVCQRHEKTHWRETI is encoded by the exons ATGGGGCGGGGTCGTGAGAACTGTCAATCAGGCGCACGGCTGGCAGTAGGGTGCCAGGTTCAAAGAGCCTGCGGCGTCTTCACGCCCCTGCGCTCAGCTCTAGACTCAGTCGCTGAGAGACGCCCTGGAACGTCTGTGGCAGCCTCTGTCACAGTGGGACCCGCACTGGCAgcgggaggcagagggaggaccCTGGAACATCCCGGAAGCCGGGAAATG GACGCAGTGGCCTTTGAGGATGTGGCTGTGAACTTCACCCAGGAGGAATGGGCTTTGCTGGGTCCATCACAGAagaatttatacagatatgtgatGCAAGAAACCATCAGGAACCTGGACTGTATAA GAATGATATGGGAAGAACAGAATACTGAAGATCAGTACAAAAATCCTAGGAGAAATCTAAG ATGTCATATTGTAGAGAGATTCAGTGAAAGTAAAGACAGTAGTCAGTGTGGAGAAACATTTAGCCTCATTCGAGATAGTATTGTGAACAACAGCATTTGTCCTGGAGAAGATCCACGTCAAAGCGCTGAGTGTGAAGAAGTCATAATGGGTCATTTATCCCTTAATAGCCACATCAGAGTTGATTCTGGACACAAACCACATGAGTATCAGGAATATGGAGAGAAGCCACATACACATAAACAAcgtgggaaagccttcagttaCCATCACTCCTTTCAGTCATGTGGAAGGCCTCACACTGGAAAGAAACGCTATGAGTGTAAGGAATGTGGAAAAACCTTCAGTTCTCGTAGAAACCTTCGAAGACACATGGTAGTGCAAGGTGGAAATAGACCTTATAAATGTAAGTTGTGTGGGAAAGCTTTTTTTTGGCCCAGTTTATTACGTATGCATGaaagaactcacactggagagaaaccgtaTGAATGTAAGCAGTGTTCTAAAGCCTTTCCTTTTTACAGTTCCTATCGAAGACATGAGAGAATGCACACTGGGGAGAAACCGTATGAATGTAAGCAGTGTTCTAAAGCCTTGCCTGATTCCAGTTCCTATATAAGACATGaaagaactcacactggagagaaaccatataCATGTAAAcagtgtgggaaagccttcagtgtTTCCAGTTCCCTTCGAAGACATGAAACCACTCACAGtgcagagaaaccctatgagtgtaAGCAATGCGGGAAAACATTTCATCATCTTGGAAGCTTTCAGATACACATGAAAAGGCACACTGGAGATCGACCTCATAAATGTAAGATATGTGGGAAAGGCTTTGATCGTCCCAGTTTAGTTCGATATCATGAacgaattcacactggagagaaaccctatgaatgcaaGCAGTGTGGGAAAACGTTATCTCATAGCTCAAGCTTTCGAAGACACATGATAATGCACACTGGAGGTGGACCTCATAAATGCAAGATATGTGGGAAAGCTTTTGTTTATCCTAGTGTATGTCAAAGACACGAAAAGTCTCAcagtggagagaaaccctatgaatgcaaGCAGTGTGGGAAAGCGTTATCTCATAGCTCAAGCTTTCGAAGACATATGGTAATGCATACGGGAGATGGGCCGAATAAATGCAAGGtatgtgggaaagcctttgtTTATCCTAGTGTATGTCAAAGACATGAAAAGACTCACTGGAGAGAAACAATATGA
- the LOC100986306 gene encoding zinc finger protein 563 isoform X2, which translates to MGRGRENCQSGARLAVGCQVQRACGVFTPLRSALDSVAERRPGTSVAASVTVGPALAAGGRGRTLEHPGSREMDAVAFEDVAVNFTQEEWALLGPSQKNLYRYVMQETIRNLDCIRMIWEEQNTEDQYKNPRRNLRCHIVERFSESKDSSQCGETFSLIRDSIVNNSICPGEDPRQSAECEEVIMGHLSLNSHIRVDSGHKPHEYQEYGEKPHTHKQRGKAFSYHHSFQSCGRPHTGKKRYECKECGKTFSSRRNLRRHMVVQGGNRPYKFPIEDMRECTLGRNRMNVSSVLKPCLIPVPI; encoded by the exons ATGGGGCGGGGTCGTGAGAACTGTCAATCAGGCGCACGGCTGGCAGTAGGGTGCCAGGTTCAAAGAGCCTGCGGCGTCTTCACGCCCCTGCGCTCAGCTCTAGACTCAGTCGCTGAGAGACGCCCTGGAACGTCTGTGGCAGCCTCTGTCACAGTGGGACCCGCACTGGCAgcgggaggcagagggaggaccCTGGAACATCCCGGAAGCCGGGAAATG GACGCAGTGGCCTTTGAGGATGTGGCTGTGAACTTCACCCAGGAGGAATGGGCTTTGCTGGGTCCATCACAGAagaatttatacagatatgtgatGCAAGAAACCATCAGGAACCTGGACTGTATAA GAATGATATGGGAAGAACAGAATACTGAAGATCAGTACAAAAATCCTAGGAGAAATCTAAG ATGTCATATTGTAGAGAGATTCAGTGAAAGTAAAGACAGTAGTCAGTGTGGAGAAACATTTAGCCTCATTCGAGATAGTATTGTGAACAACAGCATTTGTCCTGGAGAAGATCCACGTCAAAGCGCTGAGTGTGAAGAAGTCATAATGGGTCATTTATCCCTTAATAGCCACATCAGAGTTGATTCTGGACACAAACCACATGAGTATCAGGAATATGGAGAGAAGCCACATACACATAAACAAcgtgggaaagccttcagttaCCATCACTCCTTTCAGTCATGTGGAAGGCCTCACACTGGAAAGAAACGCTATGAGTGTAAGGAATGTGGAAAAACCTTCAGTTCTCGTAGAAACCTTCGAAGACACATGGTAGTGCAAGGTGGAAATAGACCTTATAAAT TTCCTATCGAAGACATGAGAGAATGCACACTGGGGAGAAACCGTATGAATGTAAGCAGTGTTCTAAAGCCTTGCCTGATTCCAGTTCCTATATAA